Proteins encoded by one window of Engraulis encrasicolus isolate BLACKSEA-1 chromosome 23, IST_EnEncr_1.0, whole genome shotgun sequence:
- the p2ry4 gene encoding P2Y purinoceptor 4, which translates to MLNISLSTPGVVGVHQQANQTTCRFDEEFKYILLPVSYSLVFIVGLALNSMALWMFLTKMRPWNTSTVYMFHLALSDTLYVLSLPTLIYYYANRSDWPFGVAVCKVVRFLFYANLYSSILFLTCISVHRYLGICHPIRTLTSIKPRHAHLVCLTVWVTITLCLVPKLIFVTTTPRDNDTLCHDTTRPEDFDYFVTYSSVVMVLLFGIPFLVIMVCYFLMARALCRPRKGLSQTQQGNNAARTKSIKLIVVVLVTFAICFVPFHITRSLYYTYRFLDADCAFLNIINFAYKITRPLASMNSCLDPILYFLAGDHYRSRLLRALTRQPNAYHDSHSAYQPPPFTKKKNKDTTKNDNNDNGSTNDNDIALVYKNTEAKESPKPER; encoded by the coding sequence ATGCTGAACATCAGTCTCTCAACGCCAGGAGTAGTAGGAGTTCACCAGCAGGCCAATCAGACGACCTGTCGCTTCGATGAGGAGTTTAAATACATCCTGCTGCCCGTCTCCTACTCGCTGGTGTTCATCGTGGGACTGGCGCTCAACTCAATGGCCCTGTGGATGTTCCTTACGAAAATGCGGCCGTGGAACACCAGCACAGTCTACATGTTTCACTTAGCTCTATCGGACACGCTCTACGTGCTTTCACTGCCGACACTCATCTACTATTACGCCAACCGCAGTGACTGGCCGTTCGGCGTCGCGGTGTGCAAAGTGGTGCGGTTCCTCTTCTACGCCAACCTCTACAGCAGTATCCTGTTTCTCACCTGCATCAGTGTACACCGCTACCTGGGAATCTGTCACCCCATCCGCACCCTCACCTCGATCAAGCCCCGGCACGCCCACCTGGTGTGCCTGACCGTCTGGGTGACCATCACCCTCTGCCTGGTGCCCAAGCTCATCTTCGTCACCACCACCCCCAGGGACAACGACACGCTGTGCCACGACACCACGCGCCCCGAGGACTTTGACTACTTTGTCACCTACAGCTCGGTGGTGATGGTGCTGCTCTTCGGCATCCCCTTTCTGGTCATCATGGTGTGTTACTTCCTCATGGCCCGCGCGCTGTGCAGACCTCGCAAAGGCCTGTCGCAAACGCAGCAGGGCAACAACGCCGCGCGCACCAAGTCCATCAAGCTCATCGTGGTGGTGCTGGTGACGTTCGCCATCTGTTTCGTGCCGTTCCACATCACGCGCTCGCTCTACTACACCTACCGCTTCCTGGACGCCGACTGTGCCTTCCTCAATATCATCAACTTCGCCTACAAGATCACGCGGCCGCTGGCCAGCATGAACAGCTGCCTGGACCCCATCCTCTACTTTCTGGCGGGAGATCACTACCGCTCGCGCTTGCTGCGCGCCCTGACCAGGCAGCCCAACGCCTATCACGATTCACACTCGGCCTACCAGCCTCCGCCGTTCACCAAAAAGAAGAACAAGGACACCACAAAGAACGATAATAATGACAATGGCAGCACGAATGATAATGACATTGCTCTGGTGTATAAAAATACAGAGGCGAAAGAGAGCCCTAAGCCAGAGCGCTAA